A region of Sugiyamaella lignohabitans strain CBS 10342 chromosome A, complete sequence DNA encodes the following proteins:
- the MDR1 gene encoding Mdr1p (Cytoplasmic GTPase-activating protein; activates Ypt/Rab transport GTPases Ypt6p, Ypt31p and Sec4p; involved in recycling of internalized proteins and regulation of Golgi secretory function; GO_component: GO:0005737 - cytoplasm [Evidence IEA,IEA]; GO_component: GO:0005737 - cytoplasm [Evidence IDA] [PMID 12807768]; GO_function: GO:0005096 - GTPase activator activity [Evidence IEA]; GO_function: GO:0005097 - Rab GTPase activator activity [Evidence IEA]; GO_function: GO:0005097 - Rab GTPase activator activity [Evidence IDA,ISS] [PMID 10559187]; GO_function: GO:0005509 - calcium ion binding [Evidence IEA]; GO_process: GO:0006886 - intracellular protein transport [Evidence IGI] [PMID 15574876]; GO_process: GO:0043547 - positive regulation of GTPase activity [Evidence IEA]; GO_process: GO:0032851 - positive regulation of Rab GTPase activity [Evidence IEA]; GO_process: GO:0032313 - regulation of Rab GTPase activity [Evidence IEA]) — translation MSFLETLKTKASQLSLFDNANGSNYRPEDSIYNRKLSRDELFTADYRLPPSESLMDQCSAEVSIALPGTRIKGAPLFQGKLYLSESFLVFTSAPDPRDCTFSIPLVTIRRVERLPSQFFALMIHLYHGVTITIQFVGLRSHCEGFCKVLKDNLRSNLPLIKQLRPYLHSFFSEYLVVNHTEDVVPTDSNSGDGGKQIGIVSGKSVPKVKSVPEPPQGLGHLFRYPGDSRKLRDKSKMRLWLEYFHEHGRNISLIRQPGFYKLIRIGLPNKLRGEIWELTSGSIYLRMQNQRLYSSLLEEFDGRTSLAIDEIEKDLNRSLPEYKAYQDPEGIGRLRRVLTVYSWKNPEVGYCQAMNIVAAALLIYQSEEQAFWCLNTICDKLLPGYYSKTMYGTLLDQKVLESLVEKTMPILWDHLVKYDVQLSVVSLPWFLSIFINSMPLVYAFRIADIFFLEGARTLFQVSLAILRINGEELLDATDDGAVIQILKSYFSTLDQPAHPNAQSEKMRSITKFQQLMVIAFKEFSVITDEMINQFRSKYENQILQDIEIFAKRTQIRNLPKASNMTPAEVGIVYDRFYGVLQETRLGLGNAKSEMNLDTFVVFMAGIVDWMNPVYQELGNGSANSRFTGTQIPPPHDFIERLYRRWDTQLRGMLTLGDVVLGLDRLIEPDLMTAMSNFFELYDSEGTGSVDREGILSMSEGLLYLTRPWRQDPYILDETSLKQIQKNKSDYANYIEKKREFDSKDDNDSSGEPPSPVSLVNMSSIQHEQSARYLSAISNFIQRAFEYATPTETETKQQEKDLINLDDKSTETNNETTNPTSSTSSVTSAATLSSSSPASSRDKLHSNAALNPDTPLTMNLATFRMVVLADETLELFFAQSSQRSVHLTDKGTGVFDTSKRRGISAAATLRNVFDGIINDGMRVAGELRRRIDEIDRQVKDDDDDDDVSTVKQADRDLLEEPQT, via the coding sequence ATGTCGTTCCTAGAGACCTTAAAGACCAAGGCTTCACAGTTGTCGCTGTTTGACAACGCAAACGGTTCTAATTACAGGCCAGAAGACTCGATTTATAATCGGAAACTGAGTAGAGATGAGCTATTTACGGCAGATTACAGGTTACCTCCTTCCGAATCTCTGATGGATCAGTGTTCAGCAGAGGTCTCGATCGCTCTTCCCGGGACCAGAATTAAAGGAGCTCCCTTATTCCAGGGCAAGCTGTATCTGTCAGAATCGTTTTTGGTATTCACAAGTGCACCAGATCCTCGTGATTGTACATTTAGTATACCGCTTGTGACTATTCGCCGGGTTGAAAGACTGCCGTCTCAATTTTTTGCATTGATGATTCACTTGTATCATGGTGTTACCATCACCATTCAATTTGTGGGGCTCCGATCACATTGTGAAGGGTTTTGTAAAGTTTTAAAGGACAATCTGAGATCGAATCTGCCTTTGATTAAACAATTAAGACCATATTTGCATAGTTTTTTCTCGGAATACTTGGTTGTGAATCATACTGAGGATGTGGTACCGACTGATTCTAACAGCGGGGATGGCGGAAAACAAATCGGAATAGTTTCAGGCAAGTCAGTACCCAAAGTGAAATCGGTACCAGAACCTCCTCAGGGTTTAGGCCATTTATTTAGATATCCAGGAGACTCGCGTAAACTTCGTGACAAGTCAAAGATGAGACTATGGcttgaatattttcacGAACATGGACGAAATATATCGCTTATTCGACAGCCAGGATTTTACAAACTGATTAGAATTGGATTGCCAAATAAGCTGAGAGGTGAGATCTGGGAACTGACTAGTGGATCCATTTATCTTCGCATGCAGAATCAACGATTATATTCGTCATTGCTAGAAGAGTTTGATGGAAGGACTTCGCTAGCAATTGACGAGATTGAAAAGGATCTCAATCGATCGCTTCCAGAGTACAAAGCATATCAAGATCCTGAGGGAATCGGTAGATTAAGAAGAGTGCTGACGGTGTATTCCTGGAAGAATCCAGAGGTAGGATACTGCCAGGCAATGAATATAGTAGCAGCTGCACTACTAATCTATCAATCAGAAGAGCAGGCTTTCTGGTGTTTAAATACCATCTGTGACAAGTTACTACCAGGATACTATTCCAAGACCATGTATGGCACCCTGTTGGATCAGAAAGTCCTCGAATCTTTAGTGGAAAAGACAATGCCTATACTATGGGACCATCTTGTGAAATACGACGTGCAACTGTCAGTGGTATCACTTCCATGGTTTTTATCGATATTTATCAACTCAATGCCTTTGGTATATGCATTTAGAATAGCAgatatcttctttttggagGGAGCAAGAACGCTTTTCCAGGTATCACTGGCTATTTTGCGAATCAACGGAGAAGAGTTATTAGATGCCACTGATGATGGAGCAGTAATTCAGATTCTCAAATCGTATTTCTCTACATTAGACCAACCAGCCCATCCAAATGCACAATCTGAGAAAATGAGGTCGATTACCAAATTCCAGCAGTTGATGGTTATTGCATTCAAAGAGTTTTCGGTGATTACCGACGAGATGATCAACCAGTTCCGATCGAAATATGAAAACCAGATTCTTCAAGacattgaaatatttgcCAAACGTACACAGATTCGAAACCTACCCAAAGCGAGCAACatgacaccagcagaagtAGGTATTGTTTACGACCGGTTCTACGGGGTTCTTCAAGAAACAAGACTGGGTCTGGGTAATGCCAAATCAGAGATGAATCTCGACACTTTTGTGGTGTTCATGGCAGGTATTGTGGACTGGATGAACCCCGTTTACCAGGAGCTGGGTAACGGTTCTGCCAACTCTCGGTTTACAGGTACACAAATCCCACCACCACATGATTTCATAGAACGACTGTATCGTCGTTGGGATACGCAACTAAGGGGTATGTTGACTCTGGGAGACGTTGTACTCGGCTTGGACAGACTGATTGAACCAGATCTGATGACAGCCATGTCCAActtttttgaattgtaCGATAGTGAGGGTACTGGAAGCGTTGATCGAGAGGGCATTTTGAGTATGTCTGAAGGATTACTCTACTTGACTAGACCATGGAGACAAGATCCATATATCCTTGACGAGACTTCTCTCaaacagatccagaagaacAAGTCTGACTATGCGAATTACATCGAGAAAAAGAGGGAGTTTGACTCAAAAGACGATAACGACAGTAGCGGGGAACCACCCAGCCCAGTCTCGCTCGTAAACATGTCATCGATCCAACACGAGCAATCCGCCAGGTACCTGTCAGCCATCAGTAACTTTATCCAGCGAGCATTCGAGTACGCTACACCTACCGAGACAGAAACAAAGCAACAAGAAAAGGATCTCATCAACCTCGACGATAAATCTACCGAAACCAATAATGAAACAACCAACCCAACATCCTCGACCTCATCGGTAACATCAGCCGCAACCttatcatcatcctcaCCCGCGAGTTCACGAGATAAACTGCACAGCAATGCAGCACTCAACCCAGACACTCCATTGACAATGAACCTCGCGACGTTCCGCATGGTGGTCCTTGCCGATGAGACCCTGGAGTTGTTCTTCGCGCAATCGTCGCAGCGGTCGGTGCATCTCACCGACAAAGGCACCGGAGTGTTTGACACATCCAAACGACGCGGaatctcagcagcagccacacTCCGCAACGTCTTCGACGGCATCATCAACGACGGCATGCGCGTAGCAGGCGAACTCCGTCGCCGTATCGACGAAATCGACCGCCAAGTcaaagacgacgacgacgatgacgatgtgTCCACTGTCAAGCAGGCCGACCGCGACCTGCTCGAAGAGCCTCAGACTTAA
- the RPL32 gene encoding ribosomal 60S subunit protein L32 (Ribosomal 60S subunit protein L32; overexpression disrupts telomeric silencing; homologous to mammalian ribosomal protein L32, no bacterial homolog; GO_component: GO:0005737 - cytoplasm [Evidence IEA,IEA]; GO_component: GO:0022625 - cytosolic large ribosomal subunit [Evidence IDA] [PMID 11983894]; GO_component: GO:0005622 - intracellular [Evidence IEA]; GO_component: GO:0030529 - ribonucleoprotein complex [Evidence IEA]; GO_component: GO:0005840 - ribosome [Evidence IEA,IEA]; GO_function: GO:0003735 - structural constituent of ribosome [Evidence IEA]; GO_function: GO:0003735 - structural constituent of ribosome [Evidence IC] [PMID 11983894]; GO_process: GO:0002181 - cytoplasmic translation [Evidence IC] [PMID 11983894]; GO_process: GO:0006412 - translation [Evidence IEA]): MAASLPHPKIVKKHAKKFKRHHSDRYDRVGESWRKPKGIDSAVRRRFRGTIRMPKIGYGSNKKTRHLSPSGHKTFVVSNTNDLDLLLLHTKTYAAEIAHNVSSRKRLAIVEKAKALGVKVTNASGRLNLEA, from the coding sequence ATGGCCGCCTCACTCCCACACCCAAAGATCGTTAAGAAGCACGCTAAGAAGTTCAAGAGACACCACTCTGACCGTTATGACAGAGTCGGTGAGTCTTGGAGAAAGCCCAAGGGTATCGATTCTGCTGTCCGCAGAAGATTCCGTGGTACCATCAGAATGCCCAAGATCGGATACGGTTCCAACAAGAAGACCAGACACCTTTCTCCTTCCGGCCACAAGACCTTCGTTGTCTCCAACACCAACGACCTCGACCTTTTGCTCCTCCACACCAAGACCTACGCTGCCGAGATCGCTCACAACGTTTCTTCCAGAAAGAGACTTGCCATCGTCGAGAAGGCTAAGGCCCTCGGTGTCAAGGTCACCAACGCTTCTGGTCGTCTCAACCTCGAGGCTTAA